In Saprospiraceae bacterium, the sequence TGGTGCAGATACATTGAAAGTGGCTGCAAATGCTGTGCTCGCCAATATGATCATGAACTCTGACGCTACCATCACTAAAAGATGAGACCATGAAGCAAGTAGATATTATTGAATATTGGAGGCAAAATCAACTCAAATTAAACCGAAGAAATTTTTTGAGTCATTCGGCCTATGGATTAGGGGCTATGGCACTTCAATCACTGCTACCAGGGATTTCACCTGAATCCCAACTACCTGTTGTGGCCAAAGCAAAACGAATCGTATATCTTTTTATGGCTGGAGGCCCCTCTCAACTGGAGACCTTTGATTACAAACCAGGACTGCGCTCTATGATGGGACAAGACTTGCCGGACTCTGTAAGAAAAGGCCAGCGGCTGACCGGTATGAGTGCTAACCAAGCTTCGCTACCATTGATACCGTCTAAATTCAATTTTAATCAATACGGTCAATCTCAAACCTGGGTCAGCGAATTGATGCCGCATACGGCGAAAATCGTAGATGAATTATGTATCATCAAATCCATGTATACCGAAGCTATCAATCATGATCCGGCCATCACTTTTTTTCAGACAGGTCATCCATTGCCGGGTCGACCTTCGATAGGATCCTGGGTGAGTTATGGCTTAGGGTCTGAAAACGAAAACCTTCCGGGATTCATTGTATTGGTTTCTAAAAATGGGCCAAAAGATCAGCCATTGTATGCCAGACTTTGGGGTAATGGGTTTTTGCCATCACAACATCAGGGTGTGCAGTTTAGATCAGGCAATGATCCGGTTCTTTTTTTGAAAAATCCAACTGGGTATACTACTGATGACCGCAAAGAGATGATCGATCAGCTAGCACTCCTCAACC encodes:
- a CDS encoding DUF1501 domain-containing protein — protein: MKQVDIIEYWRQNQLKLNRRNFLSHSAYGLGAMALQSLLPGISPESQLPVVAKAKRIVYLFMAGGPSQLETFDYKPGLRSMMGQDLPDSVRKGQRLTGMSANQASLPLIPSKFNFNQYGQSQTWVSELMPHTAKIVDELCIIKSMYTEAINHDPAITFFQTGHPLPGRPSIGSWVSYGLGSENENLPGFIVLVSKNGPKDQPLYARLWGNGFLPSQHQGVQFRSGNDPVLFLKNPTGYTTDDRKEMIDQLALLNREQNNYYQDPEVEARIAQYEMAFRMQTSVPEIMDVSKEPEAVFELYGKDSKDPGTYAANCLLARKLLEKDVRFVQLYHQGWDHHGHLPEGMEAQCKATDQATAALITDLKRLGLLEDTLVVWGGEFGRTVYSQGKISNGQYGRDHHPRCFTAWMAGGGVQGGIQYGQTDDFSYNIVKDPVHVHDIQATMLHLLGIDHEKLTFKFQGRRYRLTDVSGKVVQGILA